The following proteins come from a genomic window of Tubulanus polymorphus unplaced genomic scaffold, tnTubPoly1.2 scaffold_21, whole genome shotgun sequence:
- the LOC141914440 gene encoding uncharacterized protein LOC141914440, with protein MPRLKQIRPKRMNYDGKSTTEGSESCDVIMDTPQDGAVVETAIDGTSDVKTSTDKNDVDVENKEDDDEEDINVTDNIDVLDIDDKRGLSPEPTVNGELLEANKKQTEEFSSIALPACSDDQVRSPELGPEDSASSKCPVEKSPTPPPTPAASKTLVETVTIPANVNHPSSHTDMDTCLNLCKRDIGLPMDLSTDQKSQLTSQKRVNSVGISVSRNEPLDLSHKSSRKHVPAKAVKHTVPKTKKDTNTMSPALVSLQQKFGGNAKYLQANGINQRNNSNFASNHFKVPQYQFANYNKHVIDAWYKKPSSNQMSCSSNSTVKATVATLPTSLPNPSISSSSSPRSVSPAVKSMTTKVSTSSTSKISNFTSIMDSKLVPDSVGRSTIDFGCDCNRTFSSLYELSVHMQETGHMPKYSKTGPSGDYPKLVRGQDMWLNNGSEQTKEILRCMQCGESFKTLPELTVHMMKTQHYADIFSSAHRKLHKCTTFFEKESDTKSVFKCRVCEMQYDSLDALANHMVESKHHKRQNWRYPESDSSVSQRVKSVQNLNKSVHLSSTQKCSSPSSAEYETAPTPPHVNANNDTDDAQLEKRSRLTVASLLEHRDHVTKLPENDFNHNSVSSEEAEDNVNNELEKENRSPKPVKEATARSPSSLGCQTPLERPDSVSPKTIDNTDTLPPKKAVVNDMCKIQCENCFARINTDLFVEHVRNCINKKTSDEVINKLKATLTARTQCSTSEEDDDDLESMISEQSASEKVSQTITSKKENNSEAVTKVDQVDGDCSPSPPKKRRHANADVSDNNRISPRNDANVTNKESGSALQAMEHFIANFNEKTFSKSRNRHRYKSSLLYNPHMYGANPFMQYQNMLSQRKNVENEHEHKNASIHLESNGINTSDKPPLSIKDSENDNAERNVTKNEYHSPIKNLIYSPNDFVTPEKDSGSSALQSLFKFATMDPRNVGSNSHSPHWKKAALDKSRLEDSLYCTPRQNSSLPGKMCANDSDERCSSASSSTSETVENSTRAAFSHLKSPHRKSSPPSPCLEKHMSGGNALKRERKNTDDGAASEKIKRVKHNPSNVVSDLSRTKYLTSDDAQVELNKKSASSSWSALSSLKNLVTKQAEPNLGNKSVEHPLDSLQKLINQTDASSKSTNPSLQVKLGSVANAPYWFAYSYLNPLQSGLTNQNVPPKSPDVATSRQAFSPSSDGGHSNGVLDLSSHKTDRNGGHPDSDDDTKPSDLKCDMCGKVFSSKGGCRYHRSKCLHNIPRGMGVKEARIVRTPYTYMPLEHTNKFSKYYEMAKELANKGK; from the coding sequence ATGATGGTAAATCAACAACTGAGGGCAGTGAAAGTTGTGATGTAATAATGGACACCCCGCAAGATGGTGCTGTCGTAGAGACAGCGATCGACGGCACCAGTGACGTAAAAACTAGTACAGATAAAAACGACGTTGATGTTGAAAATAAGGAGGATGACGATGAGGAGGATATCAACGTCACAGATAATATTGACGTACTGGATATAGATGATAAACGTGGTTTGAGTCCAGAGCCCACGGTTAATGGAGAACTATTAGAAGCCAATAAAAAACAAACCGAAGAATTCTCTTCTATTGCATTACCAGCCTGCTCAGATGACCAAGTAAGGTCACCAGAGCTTGGTCCAGAGGATTCAGCATCATCGAAATGTCCGGTGGAAAAATCACCAACACCTCCACCAACACCAGCCGCAAGCAAAACCTTGGTTGAAACTGTGACAATACCAGCAAATGTGAATCATCCATCCTCTCATACCGATATGGATACTTGCTTGAACCTGTGTAAACGTGACATTGGACTTCCGATGGATTTGTCTACTGATCAAAAGAGCCAACTTACTTCGCAGAAAAGAGTGAATTCTGTTGGAATTAGCGTTTCTAGAAATGAACCGTTAGACTTATCTCACAAATCATCGCGTAAGCATGTACCTGCTAAAGCAGTTAAGCATACTGTtccaaaaacgaaaaaagatACCAATACAATGTCGCCAGCATTGGTGAGCTTGCAACAGAAGTTCGGCGGTAATGCGAAGTACTTACAAGCTAATGGAATCAATCAAAGAAACAATAGCAATTTTGCGAGTAATCACTTTAAAGTTCCACAATATCAGTTTGCAAATTATAATAAGCATGTGATCGATGCGTGGTACAAAAAACCATCATCCAATCAAATGAGTTGTTCATCGAATAGTACCGTCAAAGCGACTGTGGCAACACTACCAACCAGTTTGCCAAATCCTTCCATTTCATCCTCATCATCACCGAGAAGCGTATCACCAGCCGTTAAGTCCATGACCACAAAGGTCTCGACATCTTCTAcgtcaaaaatatcaaactttACCTCAATAATGGATTCGAAGCTTGTTCCCGATTCTGTTGGACGATCGACAATTGATTTTGGCTGTGACTGCAATCGAACCTTCAGTTCTTTGTATGAGTTGAGCGTGCACATGCAGGAAACTGGTCACATGccaaaatacagtaaaaccgGACCTTCTGGTGATTATCCAAAACTAGTGCGCGGTCAGGACATGTGGTTGAACAATGGCTCTGAGCAGACCAAAGAGATTCTGCGATGCATGCAGTGTGGGGAATCATTTAAAACGTTACCGGAATTAACTGTTCACATGATGAAAACGCAACATTATGCGGATATATTCAGTTCTGCGCATCGTAAACTACATAAGTGCACAACATTTTTCGAAAAAGAAAGTGatacaaaatcagtttttaagTGCCGTGTTTGCGAAATGCAGTATGATAGTTTAGATGCCCTGGCTAATCATATGGTGGAATCGAAGCACCACAAAAGACAAAATTGGCGATATCCAGAATCGGATTCTTCTGTCAGCCAACGCGTGAAGTCTGTGCAGAATCTTAATAAGTCTGTGCATCTTTCATCTACTCAAAAGTGTTCTAGTCCCTCGTCAGCTGAATATGAAACGGCACCTACTCCGCCGCACGTCAATGCTAACAATGATACCGATGATGCTCAGCTTGAAAAGAGAAGTCGTCTTACAGTGGCGTCACTGTTAGAGCATAGAGATCATGTTACTAAGTTACCCGAGAATGACTTCAATCATAATAGTGTTTCATCCGAGGAAGCAGAAGACAACGTGAACAACGAGCTTGAAAAGGAAAATAGAAGTCCTAAACCAGTGAAAGAGGCCACTGCTAGATCCCCTTCCAGTTTAGGATGTCAAACTCCACTTGAACGGCCAGACTCTGTATCACCTAAAACTATCGATAACACGGACACTCTTCCGCCAAAGAAAGCAGTTGTGAATGACATGTGTAAAATACAATGCGAAAACTGCTTTGCCCGAATAAATACTGATCTGTTTGTTGAGCACGTGcgaaattgtataaataaaaagacatCTGATGAAGTGATAAATAAACTAAAAGCCACGCTTACTGCGCGAACTCAGTGTAGTACTAGTGAAGAAGACGATGATGACCTCGAAAGCATGATATCCGAGCAAAGTGCGAGTGAAAAAGTTTCACAGACAATAACttcgaaaaaagaaaacaattctgAGGCAGTAACTAAAGTTGATCAGGTTGATGGTGATTGTTCACCAAGTCCACCCAAGAAAAGAAGGCACGCTAATGCTGATGTTTCTGATAATAACAGAATAAGCCCGAGAAATGATGCAAATGTTACTAATAAGGAGTCTGGATCAGCACTGCAAGCTATGGAGCATTTCATTGCTAACTTTAATGAAAAAACCTTTTCAAAATCACGAAACCGACATCGATATAAATCCTCGCTTCTGTATAATCCTCATATGTACGGTGCTAATCCTTTCATgcagtatcaaaatatgttGTCGCAAcggaaaaatgttgaaaatgaacacgAACATAAAAATGCATCTATTCATCTTGAATCAAATGGTATAAACACGAGTGATAAACCACCTTTAAGCATTAAAGATTcagaaaatgataatgccgaaAGGAATGTTACAAAGAATGAATACCATTCACCGATAAAGAATCTCATTTACTCGCCAAACGATTTCGTAACTCCCGAGAAAGATTCCGGTTCAAGTGCTTTACAGAGTCTATTCAAGTTCGCAACAATGGACCCTCGTAACGTTGGCTCAAATAGCCATTCGCCACACTGGAAAAAGGCAGCATTAGATAAATCGAGACTAGAAGATAGCTTATATTGCACTCCTCGTCAGAATAGTAGTTTACCTGGGAAAATGTGTGCGAATGATAGCGATGAACGCTGTAGTTCAGCATCTAGTTCAACCAGTGAGACAGTTGAGAATTCGACTCGAGCAGCATTTAGTCATTTAAAAAGTCCACATCGCAAATCTAGTCCTCCATCCCCGTGTTTGGAAAAGCATATGTCAGGAGGGAATGCGTTAAAACGAGAACGTAAAAACACAGATGATGGAGCTGCGtctgaaaaaatcaaacgagtGAAACATAATCCTTCGAATGTTGTTAGTGATCTATCTCGAACTAAGTATCTTACCTCGGACGATGCACAAGTGGAACTGAATAAAAAGTCGGCTTCATCGTCCTGGTCTGCTCTTTCGTCATTGAAAAATTTGGTTACTAAACAGGCCGAGCCTAATCTGGGTAACAAATCGGTTGAACATCCGTTGGATAGTTTACAAAAACTTATCAATCAGACGGACGCTTCAAGCAAATCAACCAATCCGTCGCTGCAAGTTAAACTAGGTAGTGTTGCTAATGCACCGTACTGGTTTGCCTACTCGTATCTAAATCCTCTGCAGTCTGGACTGACTAATCAAAATGTTCCGCCAAAGTCGCCAGATGTAGCAACCTCTCGACAAGCATTTAGTCCGAGTAGTGATGGCGGTCACAGCAATGGCGTGCTCGATCTGAGCAGTCATAAAACTGATAGAAATGGTGGCCATCCAGATTCGGACGATGACACGAAGCCTAGTGATCTAAAATGCGATATGTGTGGGAAGGTATTTTCGAGTAAAGGTGGTTGCCGTTACCATAGGAGTAAGTGCTTACACAATATTCCTCGGGGAATGGGTGTCAAAGAGGCTCGTATCGTGAGGACACCTTATACGTACATGCCTCTAGAGCATACTAACAAGTTTTCAAAGTATTATGAAATGGCAAAGGAATTAGCGAATAAAGGAAAATGA
- the LOC141914427 gene encoding U3 small nucleolar RNA-associated protein 4 homolog: protein MAEFKVHQVRFFEYTPHAIHCLAYDENKKRIALSRSNGSIEIWSIPDNWFLQKVIPSCEGRSVEALVWSAGRLFSAGLQGEIIEYDLMKLCPKQSVPSYSGAVWCLTVNTSGTLLAAGTEDGCVALFDIISDSLQYSKSFDRIDSRILCIAWNDTEDRIVTGGMENIRVWSVESGHAIQRLTVGRIDPRKETIIWCVAVTKDMTIISGDSRGKTSFWNGKMGTKIKSFQSHQADVLTLCINKDGDSVFCSGIDSSLVQFEYIKTKDDSDWKTWVNSKMRLQNPHTHDVRALVHTGEFLVSGGVDCNLIYLPFKGKIDGKYKKVPAIPQNVVHIAAADASVLLQYSNYLELWKLGSTNKTSNRNGDILPLTTNPIKLLQLKSRDAETIVCSALSTCGKWIAYSDLYSVRLYHVTLEESDTINVSLHRVRYQHPDVLPAHRLVFNNDSTKLISAANNGTVQVISVDKIQPSLICTMQPSTESEPNECIHLLAINNDGTRVAAADHQRNVYVYDLDAKKYLCKLPNYHVQPTALSFLPDTTILTVAYCDRKVLEYDYEKRQYTDWCKEHIAQFPHDWIHRQNKLLNLFNNHSNQNQFIVHDDQQLAILDKSKPFLSKTKSSPKTKTKQSKVNRAIHICNKYKYLVHVGSLRDGSLVVTEVTPMALLDSLPPTLRQKKFGT from the exons ATGGCTGAATTTAAGGTTCACCAGGTTCGCTTCTTCGAATATACCCCTCATGCCATTCACTGCTTAGCATATGATGAGAATAAGAAAAGAATTGCTCTGTCGCGATCAAATGGATCCATTGAAATATGGAGCATTCCCGATAACTGGTTTCTTCAAAAG gtAATTCCTAGCTGCGAAGGCCGGTCGGTTGAAGCGCTAGTTTGGTCGGCTGGGCGTCTCTTCTCCGCCGGTTTACAAGgagaaatcattgaatatgaCTTGATGAAATTATGCCCTaag CAATCCGTTCCATCCTATTCTGGTGCTGTCTGGTGTCTTACAGTCAATACATCTGGCACTCTTCTTGCT GCAGGAACTGAAGATGGATGTGTAGCGTTGTTTGATATTATATCTGATAGTTTGCAGTACAGTAAATCCTTTGATCGTATTGATA GTCGAATTTTATGCATTGCTTGGAACGACACGGAAGATCGAATAGTGACCGGGGGTATGGAGAATATCCGGGTTTGGAGCGTCGAATCGGGGCATGCCATTCAAAGATTAACTGTTGGTCGAATTGATCCTCGTAAAGAAACCATAATTTGGTGCGTGGCGGTTACGAA AGACATGACAATCATAAGTGGTGATTCGAGGGggaaaacatcattttggaATGGAAAGATGGGTACTAAAATCAAG aGTTTCCAAAGCCATCAAGCAGATGTACTAACTCTTTGTATAAATAAG gaCGGGGACTCGGTGTTCTGCAGCGGAATAGATTCATCTTTAGTGCAGTTTGAATACATCAAAACGAAGGACGACAGCGATTGGAAAACTTGGGTGAACTCGAAAATGCGCCTTCAGAATCCACATACACATGACGTCAGAGCATTAGTACATACCGGCGAATTCCTCGTTTCTGGAG GTGTCGATTGTAATCTCATATATTTACCCTTTAAAGGGAAGATTGACGGAAAGTATAAGAAAGTACCGGCGATACCTCAG aatGTCGTTCATATAGCGGCAGCTGATGCGTCGGTTTTGttacaatattcaaattaccTCGAATTATGGAAGTTAGGCTCGACTAATAAGACATCGA ATAGAAATGGAGATATTCTTCCTCTTACGACGAACCCGATTAAACTGCTACAGCTCAAATCGAGAGATGCGGAAACTATAGTCTGTTCGGCATTAAGTACATGCGGTAAATGGATTGCTTATTCCGATCTGTACTCAGTTCGTCTCTATCACGTAACATTG GAAGAATCGGATACGATTAACGTCAGTTTACATCGAGTGCGGTATCAACATCCAGACGTGTTACCAGCTCATAGACTCGTATTCAACAACGACTCGACCAAACTTATATCAGCAGCAAACAATGGAACCGTGCAGGTCATCTCAGTCGATAAAATACAACCTAGTCTTATTTGTACGATGCAGCCATCTACAGAATCAG aacCAAATGAATGTATTCATCTACTCGCTATCAATAATGATGGCACTCGCGTCGCGGCTGCAGATCATCAGCGGAATGTCTACGTTTATGATCTAGATGCTAAAAAG TATTTATGTAAATTACCGAACTATCACGTGCAGCCGACAGCTTTAAGTTTCCTACCAGACACAACTATATTAACTGTGGCTTACTGCGATAGAAAG GTGCTCGAATATGACTATGAGAAGAGACAATACACGGACTGGTGCAAGGAACACATAGCTCAGTTTCCTCATGATTGGATTCATCGGCAAAATAAACTACTAAACCTCTTCAATAATCACTcaaatcaaaatcagttcattgtGCACGATGATCAGCAGTTGGCCATACTCGATAAGTCAAAG cCATTTTTGAGCAAAACCAAAAGTTCCCCAAAGACTAAAACGAAGCAATCGAAAGTCAACAGAGCGATACACATCTGCAACAAATACAAG TATTTAGTTCATGTCGGAAGTCTACGTGATGGCTCATTAGTCGTAACTGAGGTGACACCGATGGCCCTTCTCGATTCACTGCCACCAACATTAAGACAGAAGAAATTCGGGACATGA
- the LOC141914428 gene encoding chromosome transmission fidelity protein 8 homolog produces MQIVIQIPSDDGSQEWTMVELQGDLENRHGGSPNLSGKFIGDLHFTKKGVPILIIGHHILYGKVTNLDKPFAVVRKERNVIPLQEAIEADLKAEGNSYIVKAIITKKLVFKTRPKPIIAHVPKKI; encoded by the exons ATGCAGATTGTTATCCAAAT ACCGAGTGATGATGGTTCTCAAGAATGGACGATGGTGGAACTTCAGGGTGATTTAGAAAACAGACACGGAGGAAGTCCTAATCTTTCTGGTAAATTCATCGGTGATTTACATTTCACGAAAAAG GGAGTACCAATACTCATAATTGGACATCATATACTGTATGGGAAGGTGACGAATCTCGACAAGCCGTTCGCCGTTGTTAGAAAGGAGAGAAATGTCATTCCACTTCAAGAAGCAATTGAAGCTGATTTGAAAGCAGAAGGGAACAGTTACATCGTAAAAGCTATCATTACAAAAAAACTTGTCTTCAAAACTCGTCCGAAGCCGATTATAGCTCATGTACCtaagaaaatatga
- the LOC141914431 gene encoding putative phosphatidylglycerol/phosphatidylinositol transfer protein 2, with product MSYIKVGVISALLAVVVVSVYLVYFRHPPPDDILAANRKKTASSRLARQALRDDYDYDDDDPVAASKRMWESWIEENGHVSIGELYDKCEGDDRIMVGKTILVPDKKLGGVTSFTYVNVTWENLIDDGELFIEVKYNGKDLYSNHWELCTVDEGEEDQIIFCPIKPGQKNYRKQLKIPNYIPKGRYVTKAWATDQDGNEIGCAYSDFVL from the exons ATGAGTTACATCAAAGTCGGCGTCATTTCTGCATTGTTGGCCGTGGTCGTGGTCAGCGTGTACTTGGTATACTTCCGACACCCGCCGCCGGACGATATTTTAGCAGCCAACCGGAAAAAGACAGCTTCATCGAGACTGGCGCGTCAGGCTTTACGGGATGATTACGATTACGACGACGATGATCCAGTTGCCGCCTCGAAGAGAATGTGGGAATCTTGGATTGAAGAAAATGGCCACGTGTCTATTGGTGAACTATACGATAAATGCG AAGGTGACGATAGAATAATGGTTGGAAAGACGATCTTGGTACCTGACAAGAAATTGGGAGGAGTGACGTCATTTACCTATGTCAATGTTACCTGGG AAAACTTGATCGATGATGGCGAATTGTTTATCGAGGTGAAATACAACGGTAAAGACTTGTACAGCAATCATTGGGAACTATGTACTGTAGATGAAGGCGAGGAAGATCAGATCATATTCTGCCCCATAAAACCAGGACAAAAGAATTATAGAAAACAACTAAAGATACCAAATTATATACCTAAG GGTCGATATGTAACGAAGGCGTGGGCCACAGATCAAGATGGAAATGAAATAGGTTGCGCCTATTCTGATTTCGTGTTATAG
- the LOC141914429 gene encoding melatonin receptor type 1A-A-like: protein MYNNTTIVINTVNHSKTVEEVIVPGLVYTVIFSILRLVILSMGVFGNGLLIISYIVCGKLRTSTNAFILMVAISDLMLALLLIAEKLITFFGWHHLLDQRTHIPTIFILITFITYAVSVFGQVAISANRYVKICRPKYYDSLYTNRMIVLYTVILFSSAILIQTCITFVGKCRMYFDGFMIRLATRNQDHCLYAFMGELSSPTIIIFVMYFEIFRTIYKSGRRTKRSSSAKKQLRVTIGLCAAFVTLVVAFTPWSVVAILDSFLQTNATFQAIRLACEWTMLTTISNPIIYGLMNTNFKRGYLIVIRKCIPGCGRTFLNFERNRNHSSANTNTTSSSV from the coding sequence ATGTACAACAACACGACAATCGTTATAAATACTGTTAATCACTCTAAAACTGTTGAAGAGGTTATTGTACCGGGTCTGGTGTATACTGTTATATTTTCGATTTTACGTCTTGTTATTTTGTCTATGGGTGTATTCGGTAATGGATTACTGATTATTTCGTACATAGTATGCGGTAAGCTTCGCACGAGCACAAATGCATTCATACTGATGGTCGCTATCTCAGATTTGATGCTCGCGTTACTCTTGATAGCCGAGAAGCTGATTACATTCTTCGGGTGGCATCATCTGTTGGACCAGCGGACACATATACCCACGATTTTCATCCTCATTACCTTTATAACGTATGCCGTGTCGGTTTTTGGTCAAGTGGCGATCTCCGCAAATCgatatgtgaaaatatgtCGTCCGAAATATTATGATTCGTTGTATACGAATCGTATGATTGTTCTCTACACGGTTATTTTGTTCTCGAGCGCCATTCTGATTCAAACCTGCATAACTTTCGTCGGAAAATGTCGAATGTATTTCGATGGATTTATGATACGACTAGCCACTAGGAATCAGGATCACTGTCTCTACGCGTTTATGGGCGAACTTTCGTCTCCGACTATAATCATTTTCGTTATGtactttgaaatatttcgtaCGATCTACAAAAGCGGACGACGAACGAAAAGATCGTCATCAGCCAAGAAACAGTTACGCGTTACGATCGGACTGTGCGCCGCATTCGTTACCCTGGTCGTGGCCTTTACGCCATGGTCGGTAGTGGCCATATTAGATAGCTTTTTGCAAACTAACGCAACTTTTCAGGCAATCAGACTTGCTTGCGAATGGACTATGCTGACAACGATTTCAAACCCGATTATTTACGGTTTAATGAACACGAATTTCAAACGCGGATATCTGATCGTCATTCGTAAATGTATCCCGGGATGCGGAAGAACCTTCCTCAATTTTGAACGAAACCGAAACCACAGCAGCGCAAACACGAATACGACCTCATCTTCTGTttaa
- the LOC141914432 gene encoding uncharacterized protein LOC141914432, with the protein MGKDELIVPGLRTVWINKNSGDVEANAVCLAEQVGDLDVYLAVADCEHGRVPGKAAKMDGVYYCWYGVEGKEHCTTNFWWVCATAEMELKKADDKHTPKKPLATGFMLDGTGVYFSVVANTPYGTIPGKISANSDKCTYPYGGEDHETDDFSYVTWDD; encoded by the exons ATGGGAAAAGACGAATTAATCGTTCCTGGATTAAGAACAGTGTGGATTAACAAAAATTCAGGAGATGTTGAAGCGAATGCAGTTTGTCTGGCCGAACAAGTCGGAGATTTGGATGTGTACCTTGCAGTCGCCGACTGTGAACATGGACGGGTTCCGGGCAAGGCCGCAAAAATGGACGGGGTATATTACTGCTGGTACGGAGTAGAGGGCAAGGAACATTGCACAACAAATTTCTGGTGGGTGTGCGCCACAGCTGAGATGGAATTAAAG AAAGCCGATGATAAGCACACCCCGAAGAAACCGTTAGCTACGGGATTCATGTTAGACGGTACTGGCGTTTACTTTTCAGTAGTTGCCAATACACCTTACGGTACAATTCCAGGCAAAATCAGCGCCAACAGTGATAAATGCACCTATCCATACGGCGGAGAAGACCATGAAACAGATGATTTCTCGTATGTTACCTGGGACGATTAG
- the LOC141914436 gene encoding uncharacterized protein LOC141914436 gives MRRFKMANIQVLTFAMFFVASCINVGSAMVKHPVYPGSKPGTCPGGMSHCAIEPNQCFKDEDCPGARKCCRWPCGGFNYCAEPSQSTDDLQNSLK, from the exons ATGCGAAGGTTTAAGATGGCGAATATTCAG GTTCTGACGTTTGCGATGTTCTTTGTCGCGTCGTGTATC AATGTCGGTTCAGCGATGGTCAAACATCCCGTTTATCCGGGTTCAAAACCAGGGACGTGTCCGGGTGGTATGTCACATTGTGCAATTGAACCGAACCAATGCTTCAAGGATGAAGATTGTCCTGGAGCCAGGAAATGTTGCAGGTGGCCGTGCGGTGGATTCAACTATTGTGCTGAGCCAAGCCAAAGCACGGATGATCtccaaaattcattgaaatga